GGCAGGTACCTGCCCAGCGGCGAGGTCGCGACTCCATACTCGACGCGACCGTCCCCCCCCGTCCGTCCGCCGCTCAGGGAGTCCTCATGGTCCACCCCACCCGCCGCCGCGCGCTCACGGTCGCCCTCGCCACCGCCGCCGTGGCCGTCGCCGCCCCCACCGCGACGGCGGTCGCCGCGCCCGCCCGCCCGCGCGGCCCGCGCCCGTTGCGCCACGCCCACGCGCACAACGACTACCTGCACGCCCGGCCGCTGCACGACGCCCTCGCCCACGGGTTCACCAGCGTCGAGGCGGACGTCTTCCTCGTCGGCGGCGACCTGCTCGTGGCCCACGAGCCCGCCACGCTCGACCCCACCCGCACCCTCGCCTCGCTCTACCTGGACCCGCTCGCCGCCCTGGTCCGCGCGGGCCACGGCAGCGTCCACCCGCACCACCGCGCCCCGCTGCAACTCCTCATCGACATCAAGGCCGACGGCGTCGCCGCCTACCGCGAACTGGACCGGCAGCTGCGCCGCCACCACCGGATCCTCACCCGCTACAGCCACGGCCGCGTGCACCCCGGCGCGGTCACCCCGGTGATCTCCGGCGACCGCGCCGCCCGGGCGCCCATGGAGACGCAGCGCACCCGGTACGCGTTCTACGACGGCCGCCTCGACGACCTCGGCACCGCGGCCCCCGCCTCGTTCGCCCCGCTCGTCAGCGCCAACTGGACCCAGACCTTCGGCTGGCGCGGAGCCGGCCCCTTCCCCCGGGCCGAGCGCGACCGGCTCCGCGCCCTCGTCGCCACCGCCCACCGGGAAGGCCGCCGCATCCGCTTCTGGGCCACACTCGACCTGCCGGGACCCGAACGCGAGGCCGTCTGGTCCGAACTGCTCGCCGCCGGTGTCGACCACCTCAACACCGACGACCTGCCCGGGCTCGAACGATTCCTCCGCGCTCGCGGGAACGGCGCCCCGACCCCGTAACGCCTCCCGGCCGGGGAGTACCCGTTCGGCCGACACGCCAGTGCGCCGAACAGCCCCTCCGCTGCGCCACACTGGCGGCCGAATGCCGCAAATCCGGCGCGGCGGAGGAGGTTGGCCATGGCCGTTTCGATCTCGGTGGTCCTGCTCATGCTGATCCTGGCAGTGATCTTCCTGCGCAACGGCGGACTGAAGATCTCCCATGCACTGGTCTGCGTCCTGCTGGGCTTCTTCCTGGCCGGTACGAGCATGGCGCCGACCATCCACGACGGCGTCGGGGCCACCGCCGACCTGGTCAGCGGCCTCGACCCCTGACCCCGGCCCCACTCCCGGCCCTGGCCCCGGCCGCGCCGCGGACCCCGCTGCCGGCCCGGCCCCTGCCGGCGGCCGGTCCACGCCGGTCCCGGACATCCCGCACAATGGACAGATGTCTTTTCCGCCCTCCGGCCGGCACTCGGGCGCCGCCCACCACGAGTACTGCAACACCGGCCTGTGCTGCCGGTGCCAGATGCGGATCTGGACGACGAAGGCGGGCAACGAGCGGCTCTGCGGGCCGTGCGCGGCCTGCTGCCAGTCCTGCGGCCGGGCGCCCGCGCCCCACCTGGACGGTCTCGACGGAGGGCTGTGCGCCGAGTGCCGCGGCCTGTGCGGGCGCTGCCACGCCCCGAAACGGCCCGACGGAACCTGTTCCTGCGACCGCTGGCGCGAGAACGCCAAGAGCAACCCGCGCGGCTATGTCCTCCAGGCGTTGCCGCAGCAGCTCCTCCAGGCGCTCGGCGGCCGGGTCCCGAGCACCGTCCACGACCTGATTCACCAGGAGCTGGCGAACCGCAGCGCGGGTCTCCTCCGTGAGCGCATCGAACGCCGCTGGAACCTGCGCTGGGCCCACGCCCTCAACGAGAAGGACGAGGACGGCCGCCGCCGCTGGAGCGCCCAGGACATCGCCGAACAGCTGCTGATGCCCGGCTCGTGCTCCGACCCGCAGTGCGAGGACGGCCACCGTGTCACCACCGACACCCCGTGCACCCGCTGCCGGCAGCCGCTGCACCGCTTCGTCACCTCGGTCGCCGACCACACCGCGACGCCGGAGCACGCCCGGGCGGCGGCGGCCCGCATCCGCCGGGCGATGCTGGAGAACCGCTCGCACCGGAAGCCTCCGCCGCGCGGATAGGGCCTTTCGTTTGGATCATGTCGGGCTCGCGGGGTCCGGTGCGCGCATCTGCGGCGTTGTCGTCAGTCGCCCATGCTCCGCAGTGACTCCCTCCTCCGCCTTGCAGCCGCACGCACCGGACCCCGCTCCCTGATCCGACCTGATCCAAACGAAAGACCCTAGGGCGCCGCGCGGTGTGTTGCGGGCGTTGCCGCACGTGGCGCGGTGTTGCGGCGGCGTGTCGGGCACGCGAAACCCTTCTCGTCTCCATGGACACTTCACGGTGCGGCTCCTAACGTCGGGCGGCGGCGCGACCCCCGTCCGTAACCGAGGAGCCCGATGCCCCCGCCGTACCGCAGAGCGCTCGCCCGTGCTTTGGCCCTGACCCTCGCCGTCGCCACGTTCACGCTGGCCGGGCCCACATCCCCCGCAGTGGCCGACGAGATCCCCAGAGCCCCCGGCCACCGCCTGGTCGAGAGGTACGAGGGAGCCCCCGCCACCGCGTCGCCGGTCCCCGGACAGGCGCCCCCGCAGCACCCCTTCCTCGCGCCCAACGGGCGCAGCGGCATGCACGCGGACGCGGCGGGCAGCGGCACCCATCCCTACGCCGGACCGCTCGGCCGGAGCCCCGAGGTGACCAGCGAGAAGATCGCCCCGGTCGGCGGCGAGTGCGCCACCGCGACGTTCGACGCGGCCGGCCGGCTGATCACGGTCTGCGGGACGTTCACCGGCTTCCTGCTCAAGCTCCTCGACCCGCGCACCCTCGACACGCTCGCCGAGTACAAGCTGCCGCAGCGGTCCTCCACGGTCGAGGCGATCACCCGCCTCGACTTCTCCAGGATCTTCAAGGACACCTCGGGCGGCGCCTACTTCTACCTGGACGACCAGGACCGGGTCGTCCTCGCCGACTCGCGCCAGCACATCCTGCGCATCGCCCACCGGCAGGGCGCCGACGGCCGCTGGGAGTTCGTCGTCGAGGACGACTGGGACCTCACCGGCCATGTCCCGCACGACTGCGTGTCCTGGACCAACCTCTTCCCCAGCGGCACCTGCGACCCGGTGACCTCCGTGATGCCCGACTGGCAGGGCCGGATCTGGTGGGTCACCCGGCTCGGCCGGGTCGGGACGGTCGACCCGGACACCTCGGCCGTCCGGTCCGTCCGCCTCGACGGCGAGGAGATCCAGAACTCGTTCTCCGTGGACCGGGACGCGGTCTCCATCGTCTCCGACCACGCCCTCTACAGCTTCACGGCAGGCCCGGACGGCACCCCGCGGATCGGCTGGCGGCAGACGTACGACCGGGGCACCGGCACCAAGCCCGGTTCGGTGAACCAGGGCTCGGGCACCACCCCCGACCTGTTCGGCACCGGCGAGAAGTACGTCGCGATCACCGACAACGCGGACGACCGGATGAACGTCCTCGTCTTCCGCCGGGGCGCGGACATCCCCGCCGACCGTCGCCTCGTCTGCTCGGTCCCCGTCTTCGGCCGGGGCCAGTCGACCACCGACAACTCGCTGATCAGCTGGGGCGACAGCCTCGTCGTCGAGAACAACTACGGCTACGAGAACCCCGCCTCGCTGCTGCTCGGCCGCAGCGTCGTCGGCGGCGTCACCCGTATCGACGTCAGGCCCGACGGCAGCGGCTGCGACACCGTGTGGGAGAGCGCCGTCCGCTCGCCCTCCACCGTGCCGAAGCTGTCCACCGCCAACGGGCTGCTCTACTTCTACGAGAAGGAGCCCAACGCGCTCGGCATCGACGCCTGGTATCTGACCGCCGTCGACTTCCGTACCGGAGAACGCCGCTGGCGCACGCTCACCGGCACCGGACCCGCGTACGACAACAACTGGGCGCCCATCACCATCGGCCCCGACGGCACCGCGTACGCGGGCGTCTTCAACGGCATCGTCGCGGTGCGCGACACCGCCTGACGGGCGGGGTGCGGTTCCTCATCCGTCCACCAGACGGGAACGGATGAGGAACCGCACCCCCTCCGGAGCCTCCAGCGAGAACCCGCTGCCGCGGCCCTCCACCACGTCCACGATCAGCCGGGTGTGGGACCACACCTCGTACTGGTTCCGCGACATCCAGAAGGGCACGCTCTCGGCCATTCCCTCGACGACGAGTTCCGCCAGCAGCACATCGGCGTTCCCGGTGCGGAACTCACCGGCCGGATAGCACATCGGCGCGCTGCCGTCGCAGCAGCCGCCCGACTGATGGAACATCAACGGACCGTGCTCCGCCCGCAGCCGAAGCAGCAGACCGGCCGCGCCCGCCGTCAGCTCGACGGCGGGCGATTTCGGGTCACACTCCATGGACCTGCCCCTTCTCGGCCACGGCGACGCCGCGACAACCGGACGCGAGTCAACTCGACCGGACGTTGCGACCGGGTTGCACGCCCTATGCTCGCGGCCATGGAGCAACGGGAAGTCGTGAAGCGCGTGATCGGCATCCTCACAGAGGCGCGCGAAATGCAGCGTCTGCTGGAGGCGGACCTCGAACGGGAAGATCTGGACGCGGGAGCGGGCGCCGTCACCGCCCTGCTGAACGAGACGATGCCCCACATCGCCATCCCCGACGACTTCTCCGTGGAGGAGGTGGTCACCGTCGTCGGGCGCGAGGTCGGCGGTGCGGTCGAACAGCTCGTGAGCGCCTTCACCCTCGCGTTCACGATGCTGGCCCAGGTCCACGACTCCGGGCAGACCGACGTGTCGTCGGCGGACGTCCTCCAGGACCTCGCGCTGCGGGTCGAGGGCGGCGGACCGGACGACGACGAGAATCCCCTGCTGTAGCGGCCTGCGTTCCGCCGCGCGGGTATGCATAGTGGAGGGGAAAGCGCGTATCTCCCTCGCGGCATGGAGGCAGCTGTGGGAAAGAGCACCGACATCGCCCGCGCCAAGGCGCGGAGGCTCAAAGGCATGATCAAGGAGTCGGACGGCATCGCCCTCGAGAACGAGCGGCTGAAGGCCGAGGGCAGGAAGGAACAGGCCGAGGCCCGCCGCGAGGAGGCCCTGGCACGCGCGGCGCGGACGGCCTCCGACCGCTGAGAGAGCGAAGGCGCCCGTGCCGTCACGTACGGCACGGGCGCCTTCGCGAGTCCGACCGGCGCCCGCGGAGGCTGCTACTGGCGCCCGCAGAGGCGGCCCTCCCCGGCGCTCGGGGAGGCCGCCGTCCCCGGCGCCCGTGGAGGCCTCGCCGCACGGCGTGCTCGCTTCCGGAGGCCCTGCGCTCCGCGTACGAAGACATCGGCCCGCCCGCACCCCTCCGGCAGCGCGGCGGTGATCCGGCGCGCCGAATCGGAGACCTCGCGGCTCACCCGTAGCCGAAGATCCGGGCGAGGAAGAACCCGGCGACCACCAGCGCTCCGATCACGATCAGAGCGGTCCAGAGGCCGGGGTGCTCCCATATTCCTCCGTCCGCGCGTTCCTCGTGGGCCTCGCTGATGGAACCCTCGGCCGGCGGTGTCTCTCCTGGGGGATTCAGTAGAACAGCCATGCCTCCAGGGTCTCTCCGTCCGAGCCCCGCCGCACGCCCACGACATCGTGGAGGGCCGATGCCTCCCTCGGCAGGCGGAGGGAAAGCCTCACCCTCGACCTCAGGGTGAGGCCAGGGCTCCTCCGCCGGGTCGTCCTGGACGCGCCCGCCGACGCGGAGGCCCTGTCGACACCCCGCTTCCGGCACGGGAGCGCGGGCCGTGCGGGATGCGAGGGCGGCCGGTCGCTGGTTCGCTGGGTGCAGAGGTCCCCAGCGTCCAAGGAGTGGTGATGAGCGGTTCGGACGAACCCGCCGACCTGGCTCGGCAGATGCGTGAGAAGGCCCAACAGCTCGCGGAGGCCGCGAAGCACGCGAGCGACCCGCACGAGCGCGAGCGGCTGGAGAAGAAGTCCCGGACGATCCGGGACCGGAGCGAGCAGCAGAGCGCCATGGAAGCCGGGGACATCTACCCCCAGAAGTAGCCCGGCCGACATGTCCGCCCGCTTCCGGAGGGACCTGCGTGCCCCCGGAAGCGGGCGGACACGTTTCCCCGGAGGCCGGACGCGTGCCCCGGCCGGCCGACGCGTGCCCCCGACGCGGTCAGCCGGCCCACTCCAGGAGCCGGTCCGCGCTCCAGGTCGTCACCACCCGGTCGGCCGCCACTCCGCACTCCTCGGCCCGGGCGCACCCCGACCGCTGCCAGTCGAGCTGCCCCGGCGCGTGCGCGTCCGTGTCGATCGCGAACAGCGCCCCCGCCGCGACGGCCGCGCGCAGCAGCCGCAGTGGCGGATCCCGCCGCTCCGGGCGGCAGTTGATCTCCACCGCCGTGCCCGCCTCGGCGCAGGCCGCGAAGACCCGGTCCGCGTCGAACCGCGACTCCGGACGGCCGCGCCCGGCCAGCAGACGTCCCGTGCAGTGGCCGAGCACATCGGCCCGCGGATGCCGTACCGCCGTCTCCAGGCGCCGCGTCATCGGCCCCGGGTCCATCCGCAGCTTGGAGTGGACGGAGACCACGACGACGTCGAGCCGCTCCAGCAGCTCGGGCTCCTGATCGAGCGAACCGTCCGGGAGGATGTCGCACTCGATCCCCGTCAGCAGCCGGAACGGGGCCCACTCCTCGTTCAGCCGCTCCACCACCGCGAGCTGCTCCCGCAGCCGCTCCGGCGACAGGCCGCGCGCCACCGTCAGCCGGGGCGAGTGGTCGGTGAGGACGGCCCACGCGTGCCCCAGCTCCGCGGCGGTCCGGCCCATCTCCTCGATCGGACTGCCCCCGTCCGACCAGTCCGAGTGCAGATGGCAGTCGCCCGTCAGCCGGGCGAAGAGCTCCCCGCCCCCCTCGACGGGCGGCTCGGCGGCGGCTTCCTTCTCCAGCCGGTCCAGATACCCGGGCGTCTCCCCGGCCAGGGCCTCGCGGATCACCTCGGCGGTGCGGGGGCCGATCCCGGCGACCGACTCCAGGGAGTTCGCGGCCACCCGCTCGGCCGCTTCCCCGGCGGCCATCGCATCCACGGCGCCCGCGGCCGTACGGAAGGCCTTCACCCGATAGGTGGCGGCCTGCGAGCGTTCCAGCAGGAAGGCGATCCGCCGCAGAGCGGTGACCGGGTCCATCGGCACCTCCAGCAGGAGCCTCCGCGGCCGACGCAGGACCGCGCCGGGCCATCCGCCCGCCCCACCAGGATGGGCGCATCCGCACCCGCGCGCCTCCGCGCCGCGGTCGCCGCTTCAGGGCGCGGTCCCCCCGGCGTCCGCCGCGGACACCCAGCGGCCGGTGGCCGTGTCGTAGTCGTGCCCGGGCCGCCCCCGTACCCCGCTCGTGCGGAACGGCCGTCCGCCGTCGTCCACGCGCACCGTGCCGGACCGGCCGCCGGCGCTCCAGGTCAGCTCGGCGAACCAGTCGCAGTCGCAGCCGACCGTACGACCCGTGATCAGCAGGACCTCGGGATCGGTGACGGAGACGCTGTACGGGAAGGCCACCGCCTCGATGGGCTCGCCCGAGTCGTTGCCCGCGACCGGACGCGCGACGGGGCGGGGCACGTCGAGATCCACGTCGAACATCCTCGGGGTGAGGGCCCCGCCGCAGCCGGAGCTCATCCGGTAGACCCGGCCCTCCGCCGGCGAACGACGCTCGACCACCCGGATCCGCAGGGCCTCCAGCACCACGGCCCGCTCGTCCCGCCCCTGCAACGTGATCCGGACACCGGCCTCGCCCGCGTGCACCGCGCCGAGCGCCCCGGCCCAGGACTCCGCGTCCGCCTCCACCGGGGGCGGCGGAACGGCGGCGGGCGCCCGGTCGACCAGGTAGGAGTGGTCACAGCCGTTCTTCCAGACGTGGTCGTCCGCGGTCCAGGTGAACGGCACACGTCCGGTCCTCGGGGCCGGGGCTCCTCCGGACGGCCCGGGGAGTGCCTCCCCGCGCGGTCCGACGCCGGGCGGCCCGCTCGGCCGGGCGCCGCCGGACGGCGTTGCGCGCGGGGTCCCGCTCGGCGTGGCCCGCGGCTTCCCGGGCGTGGGGGAGCCGGAAGGCGACGGCTCCGGGCTGTCCGCCGGAGGGCCGCCCGGCCGCTGGGCCACCGAAGGGCTCCGGCCCGGGGCCGGGAGCGTCGTCCCTCCGAGAGCCGCGATCAGGGCGAGGACCAGGGCCGCGGCGGCGAGGACGCCGATCCCCTGCCCGTACCGTCGTGCCCGACGCGAGCGGAACAGCGGCCTCCGGGGAGGCCCGCTCCCGATCGTGGCCACCTCCTCGGAGCCGGAATCCCGCCCCGGGCGAGGCTCGTCCTCGCCTGACCGAACCGGGGCCGTGGACGGCGGCGGCCCGGACACGGTCCCGCCGGACGGACCGGCCCCGGAGGCGTGGGGCGCCGCCCGCCGCCCGGGCGGTGGCGCCTCCCCGGCCGGAGCGTCCACCGGCGCGACCTCCACCCGCACGACCTCGGACGGCGCCGCCTCCGCGGCCCCCTGCCTGTCGAGGCGTTCGCGGTCGGCCAGCATCCACAGGCGGTGCAGCGCCTCCCGCTCCCCGGCCGGTGCGCCGCACAGGCGGGCCAGCCGCTCCACGGGGGCGAACTCCGCGGGCACCGTCCGCCCCGTGCAGTACCGGTGCAGCGTCGAGCCGCTGACCCCGATGCGGCGGGCCAGCGACGCGTACGTCCGGCCCGACCGCTCCCGCAGCGCGCTCAGCCGCTCCGCCAGCACCGCCCGTGCGGCCCCCTCGGCGTCACCCGACACGCTCGACCTCCCCCGCAGCCGTCCCCAGGGCGTTCCAGCCCCCCGAGAACACCCACGTCACCAGGGGTGGGACGGTTCCAGCCCGGCGCGAAGCCGTGTCGTGCTTGTCCGGGCCCGGGCGGCGGCCCAGGCTGGTGTCCGTTCCCGTACCGCCGCCGCAGGGCTCCTTCACCGGACCCCGTACGCCGGCGCGCCGCCGTACGACCACCTGACCACCCCGCCCGCACGGCCCGAAC
The nucleotide sequence above comes from Streptomyces sp. NBC_01116. Encoded proteins:
- a CDS encoding PHP domain-containing protein; the encoded protein is MDPVTALRRIAFLLERSQAATYRVKAFRTAAGAVDAMAAGEAAERVAANSLESVAGIGPRTAEVIREALAGETPGYLDRLEKEAAAEPPVEGGGELFARLTGDCHLHSDWSDGGSPIEEMGRTAAELGHAWAVLTDHSPRLTVARGLSPERLREQLAVVERLNEEWAPFRLLTGIECDILPDGSLDQEPELLERLDVVVVSVHSKLRMDPGPMTRRLETAVRHPRADVLGHCTGRLLAGRGRPESRFDADRVFAACAEAGTAVEINCRPERRDPPLRLLRAAVAAGALFAIDTDAHAPGQLDWQRSGCARAEECGVAADRVVTTWSADRLLEWAG
- a CDS encoding DUF6480 family protein codes for the protein MAVLLNPPGETPPAEGSISEAHEERADGGIWEHPGLWTALIVIGALVVAGFFLARIFGYG
- a CDS encoding DUF779 domain-containing protein yields the protein MECDPKSPAVELTAGAAGLLLRLRAEHGPLMFHQSGGCCDGSAPMCYPAGEFRTGNADVLLAELVVEGMAESVPFWMSRNQYEVWSHTRLIVDVVEGRGSGFSLEAPEGVRFLIRSRLVDG
- a CDS encoding helix-turn-helix domain-containing protein, with the protein product MSGDAEGAARAVLAERLSALRERSGRTYASLARRIGVSGSTLHRYCTGRTVPAEFAPVERLARLCGAPAGEREALHRLWMLADRERLDRQGAAEAAPSEVVRVEVAPVDAPAGEAPPPGRRAAPHASGAGPSGGTVSGPPPSTAPVRSGEDEPRPGRDSGSEEVATIGSGPPRRPLFRSRRARRYGQGIGVLAAAALVLALIAALGGTTLPAPGRSPSVAQRPGGPPADSPEPSPSGSPTPGKPRATPSGTPRATPSGGARPSGPPGVGPRGEALPGPSGGAPAPRTGRVPFTWTADDHVWKNGCDHSYLVDRAPAAVPPPPVEADAESWAGALGAVHAGEAGVRITLQGRDERAVVLEALRIRVVERRSPAEGRVYRMSSGCGGALTPRMFDVDLDVPRPVARPVAGNDSGEPIEAVAFPYSVSVTDPEVLLITGRTVGCDCDWFAELTWSAGGRSGTVRVDDGGRPFRTSGVRGRPGHDYDTATGRWVSAADAGGTAP
- a CDS encoding DUF6381 family protein; translation: MSGSDEPADLARQMREKAQQLAEAAKHASDPHERERLEKKSRTIRDRSEQQSAMEAGDIYPQK
- a CDS encoding phosphatidylinositol-specific phospholipase C/glycerophosphodiester phosphodiesterase family protein is translated as MVHPTRRRALTVALATAAVAVAAPTATAVAAPARPRGPRPLRHAHAHNDYLHARPLHDALAHGFTSVEADVFLVGGDLLVAHEPATLDPTRTLASLYLDPLAALVRAGHGSVHPHHRAPLQLLIDIKADGVAAYRELDRQLRRHHRILTRYSHGRVHPGAVTPVISGDRAARAPMETQRTRYAFYDGRLDDLGTAAPASFAPLVSANWTQTFGWRGAGPFPRAERDRLRALVATAHREGRRIRFWATLDLPGPEREAVWSELLAAGVDHLNTDDLPGLERFLRARGNGAPTP